The Flavobacteriales bacterium genome includes a region encoding these proteins:
- the mvaD gene encoding diphosphomevalonate decarboxylase — protein sequence MNTQKCKWKSPSNIALVKYWGKKGFQLPANASISFTLDNCHTITELRWKKSEQEQQIVVFFEGKRNEDFKHKVVKFFEAVSTEYPILDEFDFEIHTKNTFPHSSGIASSASGMSALALCVCTFLQEQNLLKKEFYQEASNLARIGSGSACRSVYGGVVEWGSHPEISGSSDYFGLKMNEIHPVFNTFQDTILIVHEGKKSVSSTVGHSLLNNHPFAEKRFEIANQNIVNLTNILKTGNLNEFVELVESEALMLHALMMTSNPSFILMEPNTLAIIQKIRKFRVENNCHICFTLDAGANVHILYPEKDIDMAEKLIKNELLVHCANEQYICDKVGNGPTKLEC from the coding sequence ATGAACACACAAAAATGTAAATGGAAGAGTCCGAGCAACATAGCTTTGGTTAAATATTGGGGCAAAAAAGGCTTTCAACTTCCGGCAAATGCCAGCATCAGTTTTACATTGGATAATTGCCATACAATCACTGAGTTGCGATGGAAAAAGTCGGAACAGGAACAACAAATTGTTGTTTTTTTTGAAGGAAAAAGAAATGAAGATTTTAAACACAAAGTGGTCAAATTTTTTGAGGCCGTTTCTACGGAATATCCCATTTTGGATGAATTTGATTTTGAAATTCACACCAAAAACACCTTTCCGCATAGCAGCGGAATAGCAAGCTCGGCCAGTGGCATGAGTGCATTGGCATTATGCGTTTGCACCTTTTTGCAAGAACAAAACCTGCTAAAAAAGGAGTTTTATCAAGAAGCAAGCAATTTGGCCAGAATTGGTAGCGGCAGTGCCTGTCGGTCGGTTTATGGTGGCGTGGTAGAGTGGGGAAGTCACCCTGAGATAAGTGGAAGCAGCGATTATTTTGGGTTAAAAATGAATGAAATTCATCCGGTTTTCAACACCTTTCAAGATACCATTTTGATAGTGCATGAAGGCAAAAAATCCGTATCAAGTACAGTTGGCCATTCGTTGTTAAACAATCATCCTTTTGCCGAAAAACGATTTGAAATAGCTAATCAAAATATTGTTAACCTGACAAATATTTTGAAAACCGGCAATCTGAATGAGTTTGTTGAACTTGTTGAAAGCGAGGCTCTTATGCTACATGCTTTGATGATGACGAGCAATCCGTCGTTTATTTTAATGGAGCCAAATACGTTGGCTATTATTCAAAAAATAAGAAAATTTAGAGTCGAAAATAACTGCCACATTTGTTTTACGCTTGATGCGGGTGCCAATGTGCATATTCTCTATCCAGAAAAAGATATTGACATGGCAGAGAAACTAATCAAAAACGAATTGCTTGTACATTGTGCAAATGAGCAATATATTTGCGACAAAGTTGGCAATGGTCCAACCAAATTGGAATGTTAA
- a CDS encoding GHMP kinase: MKFYSSGKLLISGEYAVLFGTKALAVPTVFGQTMWVEETERRGLIRWKSFDNDGRIWFQAAFDMTKRKVANTSDEEISNRLLKLLIFILENSKTVRLNRQGFDVRTELNFDQNWGLGSSSTLVSNLSQWTEVDAIKLLHSAFLGSGYDVAVGLENKALFYQIKNNEPVWHTINWQPPFANELFFVYLGEKQSTENAIKSVDMQRFTDEQVSFFSDLSDKIFQSKTVEEFTEYVTEHETKLAKILQLKTIKENLFADYPKAIKSLGAWGGDFVLCIGNQENRNYFIQNGYSTILSWEEMVW, from the coding sequence ATGAAGTTTTACTCATCAGGAAAGCTACTCATTTCGGGCGAATATGCTGTCTTATTTGGAACGAAAGCGTTAGCCGTTCCCACTGTTTTTGGCCAAACCATGTGGGTTGAAGAAACCGAAAGGCGAGGGCTAATTCGATGGAAATCATTTGATAACGATGGAAGAATATGGTTTCAGGCGGCGTTTGATATGACCAAAAGGAAAGTTGCGAACACTTCGGATGAAGAGATTTCAAATCGGTTGCTAAAACTGTTGATTTTTATTTTAGAAAACTCAAAAACCGTTCGACTCAACCGGCAAGGTTTTGACGTGCGAACCGAATTAAATTTCGACCAAAACTGGGGTTTGGGCAGCAGTTCTACCTTGGTTTCCAACCTGTCGCAATGGACAGAGGTGGATGCCATAAAGTTGTTGCATTCAGCATTTTTGGGTAGTGGCTATGACGTGGCCGTGGGGTTAGAAAACAAAGCTCTGTTTTATCAAATTAAAAATAATGAACCCGTATGGCACACCATTAATTGGCAGCCTCCATTTGCCAATGAGTTGTTTTTTGTGTATTTAGGGGAAAAACAAAGTACCGAAAACGCAATAAAATCGGTTGACATGCAACGTTTTACAGACGAGCAGGTTTCCTTTTTTAGTGATTTGTCAGATAAGATTTTTCAATCAAAAACGGTTGAAGAATTTACGGAATATGTGACGGAGCACGAAACAAAATTGGCCAAAATACTACAATTGAAAACCATCAAAGAAAATCTTTTTGCCGACTATCCAAAGGCAATAAAATCGCTGGGGGCATGGGGCGGTGATTTTGTTTTGTGTATTGGAAATCAGGAAAATAGAAATTATTTTATCCAAAATGGTTATTCAACCATATTGAGTTGGGAGGAGATGGTTTGGTAG